The genomic DNA CCCAATACGTGACGCCGTTCAAAATCCATGGAGCACAGGGTAACGTCGCTGTTTGGAAGAAGAACATTCCGATACTGTCGTTCGTCCACGCAGGTTAGGGCTCCGACCACTGGCTGGCGTGGTGCAACGATCTTAGGGTCGACGCTTCCACCCCTACTGCTCATGGGCCGCGCTCTTATCAGTGCTTCGGTAGGAATAATGTCGGCTATATCTGGGTGGGGCTCGCCCAAAGCCACGAACCGGATCAAGGGGATATCCGCGTCGACGAGTTGACGAACCAGATCGCGATACTTGTCTCCGACCAGGCGGCTGTTCATGTAGGTGCCATCATCGAAAACATGAACCACGAATACGCCCAAGCGCAAGGCTTGCAATCGTTGCAGGTCCTCCCCGTTCATTCCCACCAGCGTCGTAAAAATCCTGATGCCATGGCCTTTGGCGAAGGCGTGCTCCACCATTTCGGTGCAGTCCGGATTGAGCCAAGGTTCGGAGTATCCCGCAAAACCAATGTCGACGGAAGCCGGTACGCGGGCTAGACACCGCTTGAAATCTTCAAGACCCAGATGACTCGCATGAGACACTTTTCTTTGCCGGACCGCGAACTTGTCCTGGGGACAATATGAACATCCTACGACACATCCCGTGGTCGTCGTTATCTCCAAAACCCTGCCGGCTGTGTTTGCTAAGCGAAGTTCCGGCAAAATCACTGGTGACGACTCCCATCTACTTACGTCGAAGCGCCACGATGGTGTGCCTTTGGCTTTCTGGCACCGCCTGCTGATCTACTGAGGCAACGCGGCCATCTACCCTTTTGGCAGCCTAAGCCGCCCGGTTCGCCGATTTGCCGGGCCGACTCCTCACAAACTTCGAGCGCGTCGGACCAGAGACAGCATTGCATCTTTCGAGGCATCACTCGCTCCGGAGATGTAGCCTCAACCGGTGATCGCTGGCCCATCGCCGAGATGCGCGCACAGCACCCTCGAACCCGCCGGAAAGAAGCTTTCTGGATGAGGTCGATCACCCCTTTCATCGAGCGAGTTCCGTGTTCTCATGCGGGTCAACCCTCACCCTATATTGCCGCACCTCGACCAGCAAAGGCCGTGCCAGTGCGCCTGGCGCGCAGTTACTGCGTGATGGGCTTCGAAAAGCCCGACAGGCCCAAGACGCTCCGCTGTTTTGAACCCGACATGTTTTCTGACGGCTGTCAGATTTGGACACACATCACTCATGCGTCAGTCGCTTAAGACGGAATGGCGTGCTGAGTTCTGCAAATTCGCTGAGAGTGGGCGGTCATGACAGGGTGGTGTTCAACGTCACCGATTCCCTGGAAGGAACGCCGCCATGATCAAGACAGAAAGTAAGACCGCCAGCGCTGCCGTCAAAGACATTCTGCTTTGGAACCCGGATAGATTGAACGAGGTGATCCGCGCGGTCATGCAGGAGGTGCTCGAGGCCGAGATGGACGATGCGCTGGATGCTTCGAAGAGCGAGCGCACGCCGGAGCGTCTCGGCTATCACTCGCGCTACTACGGGCGGAGAACTAGCTGCGCAACCTACTGCCGTTCGATAATCCCAAGTTCCAAAGCTTTTACAACAGCTACCGTTCTGCTGGTCGCATCCAACTTCCGCATTACATTTTTTAAATGGAAATCTATCGTATTTCGTGATCTGCCTAAAATAGTTCCTATTTCCCATGACGATTTTCCTTGTGACACCAAATCAATGCACTCTATTTCTCTCGCAGACAGGCTATGAACTTGTTCTGACGCAGTCGTAGTGTCGAACTTCGTAACCATCAGATGAAACCGTAGCGCGGCCATTTGCAGGTAGGTGATCGTTCTATTTAGCAATTCGCAGTCCGAGGATTGAGCAAAACTCATAAACCTAAAGCTGTCAGCAGGGCCATGTAAAGGGACGGTAACGCCTGACCTCAAGCCGAATGTTGCTGCTTCGTCCAAGACGCGGCGTCCATCTTCAGTTATGCTTTTATCGGTATACACCTCGCTCCATCGAAAGGCCCCTGCCTCCTTTCGACCTTTCTTGATGAGCGGGTCTATTTTGGCATAGCCCATTCTCGAGTAGCGCTCCTGCCATTCAGCAGGATAATTCCACATCACCACAGAATCCTGTCGGTTCGGCTTGAAAACCCTCTGTTTTGATGCGAGCGGGCCATAGGCAATCCAAGGGCAATCGAACTTCAGCGCAAACGCGGACAACAGTTCGAACAACCGTTCGGATTGAGCGATACCATCAGTCATGTTGAGGAATAGACCTAACTCGAGTTCAATCCGCGGGAGTTTCACGATCTCTCCTTCAGTTGCGTCCTCAGGTGCACAGCTCCAGCCCAGCATCGCAACATGCGTAGTGAACGGATCGACAGCCGGAGTTCTCTTCCGCCACCTAAAGACGTGGCATCAAGAGTCGTGCCACCTTGCGAGCGGAGCTTTTTCAGGTTGTAAACCGACTGGAGCGAGGTACCCAGGAGGCGAACCGAACAGCACTGTGTCGGGGAGCGCACAATCCGACAGTCGAGCATTCGATTGACCGGATGTGGGCAGGAAAGTATTCGCGGCGCGTTGGATCGCGGCTGACTTTCTCCAGGCTCGGCAACCTGCTGAATTTGTCCTTCGGCTGTTCCCGCTCAATTGGCACGACCTTTGAAGCTCACATTGTGAGGCGCCAGGAGCTGCCCGCCAAAATTGATGCTGTTGTGGGGGAGGTCGAAAATTCCAGCTTTGTCATTTAACTTCTTTGGGAGCGAGCGTGTTGATGCGCCCGCTTGGAAACTATGAAACGTTTCCCCGTCCATGGGCGCGGCGCCACTTGTCGCGACGTTTTCGCCTTCACTGTTCGCCTCTGGAACAGGCAGCCGGCCCGGCTCGCGATCATCATGACCGCGATGCTCGCCTCCACGCTGGCTGACGTGTTGATGCCGCTCTATTCTGGCCGACTCATCGACGCTGTTTCTCGTGCTGCTAATGCGGCAGCACCAGCTTGGGATTCAGCTGTTGCAGCATTCTCTGTACCGATTGGATTGGCACTCGGTGGCATTGCGATGCGCCACGTCGCCTTCATTGGCCTGAGCGACCTGGTGTTGAAAATGATTTCCGATGTCGCGACCGAAGCGTTCCATCATGTGCAGCGCTTTTCGACAGACTGGCATGCAAACAGCTTCGCCGGCTCGACAGTGCGCAAGATAACGCGCGGCATGTGGGCGCTCGACCTCCTCAACAGCACGATACTCGTCACGCTGCTCCCGTCGTTTGTCATCTTGATCGGCTCGACGGTGCTGCTCGGCTGGCACTGGCCGGTCATGGGCGTGATCTTTGCTTGCGGCTCTCTCGTCTACCTTGCGTTTTCGATTTCGCTGTCGCTCGGCTATGTCGCGCCAGCGGCGAGCCTTGCCAACCGATGGGACACAAGGCTCGGCGGCGCGCTTGCGGACGCGGTCAGTTGCAACGCTGTGGTCAAGGGCTTCGGCGCAGAGGTTCGCGAAGACGAGCGGCTTGCAAATATCATGACGAAATGGCGGCACCGCGCGCGCCGGAATTGGGTGCGGGTAACGATCATCGGCTCAACCCAAGGCGTCACTTTGGTTGCGCTCAGGGTGGCGGTGATCGGATATGCCCTGCTTCTATGGTCTCGCGGACAGGCAACGCCAGGCGAGATAGCATATGTTCTCACGTCCTTCATCGTCCTACAGGGCTATCTACGTGATGCCGGCATACATGTCCGCAACGTGCAACGCTCGGTTAATGATATGGAAGAACTGGTGGCCATCCACAATCAGCCGCTGGATGTTGCGGATCGTCCAGAGGCCAAGCCGATCCGGATCACGAAGGGCCGTATCGATTTCGAGAACGTCCACTTCCGCTACGCCGACCATCCCCTGCCGCTCTATAGCGAATGTTCGCTGTCGATTGAAGCTGGCCAAAGGGTTGGGTTGGTTGGACCCTCCGGTTCCGGCAAGACAACATTCGTGAAGCTCATCCAGAGACTCTATGACCTGAGCGGCGGCAGGATCCTGATAGACGGCCAGGACGTCTCCGAAGTAACCCAAGAGTCGCTCCGTTCGCAGATCGCGATAGTGCAGCAGGAGCCTATCCTGTTTCACAGGTCGCTTGCCGAGAACATCGCCTATGGCCGGCCTGGCGCGAGCCAGGCCGAGATCGAGCAAGCGGCACGGCTGGCCAGTGCGCACGACTTCATCGCGCCCCTGCCGAAGGGCTATGGGACATTGGTCGGCGAAAGGGGTTTGAAGCTCTCCGGCGGCGAGCGCCAGCGCGTGGCGATCGCGCGCGCCTTCCTCGCGAACGCGCCGATCCTTATTCTGGACGAGGCCACATCGAGCCTCGATTCGGAATCCGAGGTGCTCATTCAACAAGCGGTGGATCGGTTGATGGTGGGTCGAACCACACTCGTCATCGCACACCGGCTGTCGACGGTCCGCTCGCTCGATCGGCTGCTCGTCTTCGACCGTGGCCGCATCATGGAGGACGGCGATCATGCCGCGCTGATCGATCTCGATGGTGGCATTTACCGCCGCCTCTTCGAACGGCAGGCGTTGGAACTAGCGAAGGGCCTGGCCTGAGCGCCAACCGGGTTGCGCGATGCGCCGAGCCGTTGCCGGAGAGGCGTGTGGCAGTGAGGCCTTACCGACGAGCCGGGGGCGTTACGGCCGGCAAAACCAGCACGGCCGGACTGTCCGCCGAGCGGGCGGGCGGGAATGCACCACGTCTAAGCTTCGGCGAATGCCCGCAGTTACACGCGGGCACCGAATTGTCGCGCCTCACGGCGAACGCACCAAAAGGGCGGGAATGTCGACGGTCATTTGGGTCCGGGAAGTGTGCGGCCCTCGCCGTTACCCACATTTCGCCAAAGAAAGCGAAGTCAACGCACATTGAAGAGGGCGGTGCTTCCCGGCCGGCCGGGAGCCCTGTCGCTGGCCCAACCTGCCGCACGCCGGCACGTCAACGCATCAAACTCCCTTCGGTTCGCAAAGGCGTCCCTCGGAGACCCGGAAGCGCAGGAGCTCCGACCGCAGTCTTCGCTCAACTCTCGCCATCTGTTCCGGGGGATTGGATTCCGTTCCCTTGCTAACAGAGTGACAGCTGAGCACGAACTCGCCGGCCTCGTGTCTTTCGATTACGGCCAACGGCCTTAGGAAGAGATTGGATTCGCCGGCCCTCTGCGGAGCGAATGAACAGTTCTACAGATCATCGACGTCCGCGAAATTGACCTCGGCCTTTCCGGCCCAGCGCTGAAACGATGTTATGCACGTCCGGTACGGCAGGACGGCGGAATCGCAGTCTGCCGAATGTCAGCCGTTGCGAAAGGTGTAGCCGTACCCGTTGATCGCCGGCGCGCCGCCTAGATGTGCGTAGAGGACCCTCGATCCCTCTGGAAAGAAGCCCCTCTGGACGAGGTCGATCATCCCTTGCATCGATTTGCCCTCGTAAACGGGATCGGTAATCATGCCCTCGAGCCGCGCGCACAGACGGATTGCCTCTTTGGTTTCCTCCGATGGAACGCCATAACGCGGGTACGCGTAGTTCTCGAGCAATACCACGTCTTCCTCGACAATTTCCGCTCCGAGGTGGACGAGCTTCGCTGTATTTCGGGCGATGCCAAGCACCTGCGCCTTGGTCTTGGCGGGCATGGCGGAGGCATCGATACCGATCACGTTGCGCTGTCGACCGTCCTTGTCGAACCCGACGAGCATGCCGCCGTGGGTTGAACCAGTCACCGTACAGACGACGATGTAGTCGAAGGCAAACCCAAGCTGCTTTTCCTGGGCGCGTACCTCCTCAGCGAACCCCACATAGCCCAGGCCGCCGTATTTGTGGACAGAGGCGCCGGCCGGTATCGCATAGGGCCGTCCTCCCCTTGCCTTGACCTCATAAAGTGCCTTTTCCCAGCTGCGGCGGATGCCGATGTCAAAGCCCTCGTCAACCAGGCGCACCTCTGCCCCCATGATGCGGCTCAAGAGAATATTGCCGACCCGGTCGTAGACGGCATCATCATGTGGGACCCAGCTCTCCTGGACCAGGAAGCATTTCATGCCGATCTTGGCGGCGACCGCAGCGACCATGCGCGTATGGTTGGACTGCACGCCACCGATTGTGACGAGCGTATCGGCATCTGACGCGATCGCGTCGGGCACAATGTACTCGAGCTTGCGCAGCTTGTTTCCGCCGAGCGCGAGACCAGAGTTGCAGTCCTCGCGTTTGGCGTAGATTTCCACCTTGTCGCCCAGATGCTTGCCGAGGCGGTCGAGCCTCTCGATCGGCGTGGGCCCAAAGGTGAGCGGATAACGTTCGAATTTTTCCAGCATGCTCTCTCCAGCAAAAAAGTACCTGAACCGGCTACGCACCGGTCAGCCCAAGGGTGTGTGTGATCAAAGCCACCCGTCTTTCGAAGCGGGTGCAGAAGACGTTCATCGTTATTGCAGCACCGAGTTTGTCATTGCGACAAGCAGACCGCATCCGGCGTGCTGCGATGACTCTTATGTGCCTAATCGACCCAACACCCGCATCTCCTTGGCCTAAGGACAAACCGAATGTGGTCGCGTCCCACTGCCAAATACAGATCCCCTATATCGATCAGCTCAGTGATCAGAGGGTTACCAAAAGTGGTGTGGGCCTGAGCACTGATCATGTCATTCGCGCGTCAAAGCAGCAGCACATGCTGGGTAATTGACTTAGCTCGGACACAGCTGAAATTTCATTCCGCAGCTGATCAGAGTTCAGACGACTGATACCCGAGCTTTCCTGGAACCATTGACATGCTGGCCCCTGTGGCGAGTTCCACGAGCGCGGCTAGACTGCCGGATCAGAAAGAGTAGGCGGCCGAAATAGCAGGCCTGAAGCAGCAGCGAACAGGCCAGCGTCGTGACGACTGCCACACGGGGCGAATGCGAAGCGAAGTAAACCATCGACGCATTGCTGCACAGGATCAGCCCCACAAGCCGACAAAAGATATGAAGTGTAACGCCGTTCTCCTGGTTTTTTCGCCAGATCATGTTGCGAGCTCGTCGGCCGCAACATGCGTCTGGCAGTTCTTGGGGCAGACGCGGCCGCAGGCTCCGCAGCCGATGCAGCGGCCGGCATCATCGACAACCATGATCATGCGATTGAGCTCGCCGTCGAAATCGTCGTCTTCGTCATCGCAGGGGCCGAGGATTTCACCCGCGTCATTGACACCGTGAAGATGCATGACATCGCGCGAGCAGACCTTGAAACAACGGCCGCAGCCGATGCAGGTCTTGCTATCGATGAAGGTCAGGTACGACGGCATCCAAATGGAGCCGTCACGGGTGGTGAATGTGCGCGTCATCCTAAATTCTTCATTGAAGCGAGTTCTCTCTTGGCAACATCCAACTCGGCATAAACGGCGTGGGTTTTCTCGGCGACTTCCTGTATGTCGGCCCACTTGCCCGGCAGACCCTCGACAAGGTCCTGCAATGCCATCTTGGCAATAGCTGCACGCAACTGGAGCTTTCGGACTTTATTCCTCATCTTATCTAGGTCTGACATAGATCCTTCCTGGAACAATGGTTTTCTTGATGCGCGCCATCTCGGGCTAGGCTTCAATGGCTGCAGTCGCATCGTCGACCAGTTTCGTACCGGCCTCAGCCAGTTTGCGGAAAGTCTCGAAGCCGAACCGGTGGACGTCTCGATAGAACGACCAACCGCCGGAAGCCCCCAGGGGTTTCATTCCGATTATTGGCGACGTCGACACGCCGGAGCGCTCCTCAATCGCAAGCGCCACGGCGGTGTAAAACATGTCGAGCCTCCACAGCGCGTCCGAATCAGGATCGCCGATGAGAGGGGTCGCACATTGCTGTTCCTTGGTGATGATGAATTCGGCCAGCAGCTCGGCGTCCGAATTGCCTTCCCATAAGCCGAAGGAATCCTGAGTACGGATCAGCCGCAGAAGGCATTTGACGAACGGGCGAGCAAGGGCTTCTTCGTCCTTGTTGACATCAGGGCCAACCGGTGCATGAGGCATTTCGTTGTTTCTCATTTCAGTCTTCGTCTTCGAGAGACGATTTCCTTTTTCTGCGATGCCCACTCCGGGCCCACTTGCGTGGCCGACGAATGGCTTGGGCGGGCCAACCCCACGCAAGAGTGCCCCGTGGCCGACCTCGACATGTCCACGAGTGCGAGACCTACGGCGCGAATTCGCGGCGCACATCGTCTGCGCCGCGATCCGACCGGTGGTCAACGCAATTGAAATCCAACCTGCCGCAAGCCGCCCGCCCTTGCTGCATCGACATACTTGCTGCGAAGCGAGCCTCGATGGGCGGATTGGCCAGTGTTCAATTCCAATTGTCATCCCCTTCGCGATCTTTGCTCAGGAAGTGACTGCGTTTTGAGTTTCGAAAGCCTTATTTTGCGGAGCCACACAGATATCTGCGTGACAGGCGGGCTCACCCGTGTAGTTGGCCAGGGCTTGGAGCAACGGGGTGAGGTAGTGCTGTTTGGTGTGGTCCGGCATTGGCTCCGGGTGGTCCAGCGATTTGATTGCCACCTCGATCAGCTCGATCGCGCGATCCTTGTTGCCGCTCTCGTAATAATACTGAGCGACCGGGATGTACCAACGGAATTTAAGGGGCCCGTCGCCTTGCGGAGGATTAAGTTCCAGGATCTGTTCTGAGAGCTCGTTGCCCATCGCAAAGCGATCATCATGCGGAAGATGGGAGTTGTCGATCGTGGGATCGAAGAGTTGGTTCAGCGCCATGACCATCCAAGACATCGCTTCGAACTTTTTGTCGATCGCGTCCTCGACCAATTGGCGCATAAGCGGCAAGCCGGTTTTGATGTCGCGCAGCTTGTGAAGCACAAGATCCGCATGAATCTGCCGAAAATGATAAGATTCTGGCATCACGGCGAGGCCTTCTTCGATGGCCAATAGTGCCGCTGTCCAATCCTCGTCCTGCATCGCCGGCCTAAGTTTGGCGTATATCGGCCGGGTCAGCGACCTTTCGCGCGCTATACTTTGGTTACGCGCGATTCGCTTTGCATCGGCGGCTTTCGCTTCATAGCTGCTGCGCCAGCTGCCGTTAAGGACTTTCGGCAAAACGTCATCGAGTTCCGCCGGGTGGCCGATAAAAGCGATGTGGCCGTCGCGGTCGACCACGAACGAGGTGGGAATCCCGATCGAAGAGCTGGGATCCATCCAGAGCTTGTTCATTTCGCCAGTGTAATCGAACGCGATACGATAATTCAGATTCAAGAACTTCTCGGTCAGCCAGGCATCCACCTTAGTACGTGCCTCGTCCGCGGTTGCAGCCCGTTCGCCAGCTGCGACTCCGATAATCTCAAATCCGCTGTCTGCATGTTTCTCCTGCAGTTCAACCAAATGCGGCATGGCCGTCACACATGGTCCGCACCAAGTCGCCCAAAATTCAACGAGGTAGACCTTGCCGGGCTTAAAGTTTTTGACGGGCTCGCCACGCAGCCAGTTCTCCACTTTGATCGGAGGAGCCGGGGACCCCATACGCAGTTCCATGATGTTCTTATCCAAAGCTACCCACACCTTTCGTGGCTTTTATGCGTAGTTGGTTCTCTGTCAGAATCGCAACACACGGATCAGGAGGCCATCGCTCGTCTTGCGCGTTTGCATGCGATTCAGCCCTCTCACAGTGTTGCCGCCCATCAAGCAGCAATGGGCGTGCCAACCCCTCTCAGCTCCGGTAAGCGGCGGGGAATGCTTTGAAAATTCTCCACGAGCCCAAACACGGCCGATTGTCGTGAACCTGACATGTCTTCTGCCGCTGTCGGGTTTCGCCCTCTTGAGCCAGCCGCTTTAGGACAGGTGAGAGCTTGGATGGCTCGCCTGTCATTAGACTGGCCGGCGTCCTCGAGCAGTGGCACTTTGGCGCCGGGTCGAAAGTGCGGGGCGGCTTGGTCCTCGTGCCGCCACCGCCGCGTGTGGATCCTTGCCTCGTGGACATAAATCACCACGCGGCTGGCAAGTCGGCGGCATTGGGCTCAATCAGCGCGGCGTTGAGCCCCGACAGAACATAATGCTGCACCAATGTATCGGATGCCCTTCGCTGCCTCCACTTCTGCAGCCAGGCGTCGAGCGACGCTACCTGCCCACGTTCGAGCGCGACTGCAGTAATCTGCGCCGCCGGATAGCCAGCCGCCATTAGAAGGTACGATTGGGTCGGATAGGCATTCTGCCAGCAAATGAGGTCCGCTGTATTTCCTCGCGATGGATCACAGGCGTTGTCGGGTGATCGGGCACTATGCAAGGCGCGTCACGCTGACTAGCGCCTCGAACCACACCGGTAAAGACGGCGAGGCTAACACGACGGATATCGCAAGATCCCTTGAAATGTCTCGTTCCCCCGGCGGAGCGCGTCCAGCTCACCTTGCGGGCGTACCAGCGCCGAATGGGTACGCACGACGTCAACCTGCCTTTGGGCCCAGAGCCTCCTTGCCCTAGCCGCATGTGCCCCGGCTGGTCGAGAATTTCTGGTCGTCGAGCAGTAGAACTCTTTCACATGATGGCGAATGCGCGGCGTCCAGTGGGAGAACACCTCGGCATAAAGAGCGTTACTTCCCGGGCCGACGGTGGTGAAGCATAGCGCCCCGGTCGGAGCTATTTGCCTGAGGGGCGGAGGTCCTCTTGCGCAAAAGACACGTCCTCCCAATCCGCAAGCGGTCCTGTTCGGCGCTATCCGATGTCCGACAACGTCGGAGGCGTAACGTAGCTGAGCAAGATCTATCGCTTTGCCTCGAACGATTCTCATTTGGCATGGCGCGTGCGCGTTGATCCGCAAACCCCGCCATGAGGCGAAATCGGAGCTGGCCGCCACTCCACTTCCTCCTACCACGAGAGCAGACGGGAAGCAGCGCCTTCAAATGAGGAACAAAATCACTTTACCTCGAATCTTGCCTCTCGACTACAACCGGACCCATGGAACCGCGTCCGCGACCATACAATGAGTGCGCCCCGAGGCAATTGCCCAGCGCAAAATGGCTACGCGCGATCACGCCATGCATCCAGGCTAACGAAGGCACCTCGGAGAGCCTCGCCGCCATCATCGAGACCTATCTAAGCCCACTTGAGCCAGCACAAAGGAATTTCAAACATGCACCAAGATACCGTCCGTGGGAGAGCTTTCGCCATGCCCCTGACCAGCCCAGCCTACCCACCCGGCCCATATCGCTTCAGCAACCGGGAGTATCTGATCATCACATATCGCACCGATCCGCAAAAACTGCGCGACCTTGTGCCGGAGCCGCTTCAGGTGTGCGAGCCTCTGGTCAAATTCGAGTTCATTCGCATGCCGGACTCGACGGGCTTCGGCGACTACACGGAAAGCGGACAGGTCATCCCTGTCTCCTTCTGGGGCCGCATGGGGAGCTACACCCACTGCATGTTTCTCGACGACCATCCGCCGACAGCGGGCGGACGCGAGTTGTGGGGCTTTCCCAAGAAGCTCGCCAGCCCAACGCTCCGAACAGAGACGGACACGCTTGTTGGCACGCTGGACTACGGCCCGGTCCGCGTCGCGACGGGTACGATGGGCTACAAGCACCGGGCCGCGGACCTTGCGAGCGTTAAGGCCTCGCTCGCCGACCCGAACTTCCTCCTCAAAATCATCCCGCATGTCGACGGCACGCCGCGCATCTGCGAACTCGTGGAATACCACCTGGAGGACATCGATCTGAGAGGCGCCTGGACCGGCCCGGCAGCCCTGAACCTCTGGTCGCATGCGCTTGCCCCCGTCGCCGAACTGCCGGTGCTGGAAGTAGTCTCGGCCGTACACCTCGTCGCCGATCTCACGCTCGCGCTCGGGAAGGTCGTCCACGACTATCTCGCGGAAGCCGAGCCTCGCCATCGGAAAGGAAGAAACCATGAACTTTCACAATGATATTTTGTTGAACCAGCGCGACGGGGAGCCGGTGGCCGGCTTATCGACAAGGTGGCGGTGATCGCCGAAGCCGCGAGCGGGGTCGGCAAGGAAAGCGCGGTTCGCCCGCGAGGGAGCAAGAGTGGTCCGCGGATCTTGATCACAGCGAAGTCCAACGACGGCGTCCGGGATCGATCGATTGACGAAAAATGGTTGCCAGGGTGAGAGGCAGGTGGAACGCGGCTGATGCAGGCAATCGAAACCTTCGGGCGCCTCGATGTCCTGTCAGCAACGCCGGCGTCCAGAACGTAGCGCCGCTTGTCGAGTTCTGCCACAAGGCGCTTCCCGCCCGTGATAGGCTCCATCTCAGGGGTGTCGGCGAACTCAATGTCACCAAAATCAGTGTAAGGCTCGGCCTGCTGTTCGGCGTCTGCCTCAGAGGCAGACGCTCGCCCCTGTCGCCGATATCGCCGTAAAGACTCGGCCGGCAGGGAGGTGGACTACGACCTACCTTGAACTTTGCTTTCTACCGTCGTCAGATGAAGCGAGCCGAAATGTTGCGCCGCGGTGCTGATGACAAAAATTCTCGGCGGCTCGAACTTTACCTCTCGCGCCTCGACGAGGAGGTTGCACGAAAAGCGCGGCCTTGCCCACTCGTCATCACAAGAGCGACACGGGCCGACATGGCGGCCGAAACGCTCACCTCATGCGCAACCTGGTTAAGAAGCTGGCGCAAACGGGGCCGAGCGAGGCGGAACTCGAGGGGACGAGGATGAAACGCCCAAATCCTCAAAGAGACGGCCCGCATCGAGAAAAGCCGTGCCTGCCGAGATCGGGCAAGGGCGGGTGGCCAACGCTACCCAGCCGTAGGGAAACCCGTGATCACGCTTTAGGCACCCAATAACGATAATGGAAAAATCTGCGCGAAACGGTCGCACCGGTATTGACATTAATTGACACACCCCGCGAACACTTGCATAAGCCACATAGCGGTAGTGACTAGGTGCATGCCGCACCCAATTTTTTCCCTAGGGCGAGGTCTGATCTATGGCGGCACTGGCAAAATTCAGACCAGTTGATTCCAGCCAACACGACAAGGACGAACTCCGCGAAATCGTCCGTGAGCGCTCTTTTCGATCCGGACGCTACACGCTCTCGTCGGGCATAGAGAGCGACATCTATTTCAATATGAAGCCTACCATGATGATGGCGCGAGGCGCGCAACTTGCCGCTCTTGAGTTCCTAAAAATCGCTGAGCAAGTGAAAGCAGAGTACGTCGGCGGCCTTGAAATGGGAGCGGTCCCCGTAATCGGATCGATGGCAGCTGTCAGCTCGGCGATGAACAAACCCATAAACACGATCTTCGTTCGCAAGACTCCAAAGCCTCATGGCACAAGGGACGTGATTGAAGGTCTTGGGCCCAAAGAAGATCTCGAGGGAAAAGTCGTCCTGATCGTTGACGACGTTGCCACAAGCGGCAAGTCGATATTGAAGGCGATTGAAGAGGTT from Mesorhizobium sp. M1E.F.Ca.ET.045.02.1.1 includes the following:
- a CDS encoding acetoacetate decarboxylase, whose amino-acid sequence is MHQDTVRGRAFAMPLTSPAYPPGPYRFSNREYLIITYRTDPQKLRDLVPEPLQVCEPLVKFEFIRMPDSTGFGDYTESGQVIPVSFWGRMGSYTHCMFLDDHPPTAGGRELWGFPKKLASPTLRTETDTLVGTLDYGPVRVATGTMGYKHRAADLASVKASLADPNFLLKIIPHVDGTPRICELVEYHLEDIDLRGAWTGPAALNLWSHALAPVAELPVLEVVSAVHLVADLTLALGKVVHDYLAEAEPRHRKGRNHELSQ
- the pyrE gene encoding orotate phosphoribosyltransferase, which translates into the protein MAALAKFRPVDSSQHDKDELREIVRERSFRSGRYTLSSGIESDIYFNMKPTMMMARGAQLAALEFLKIAEQVKAEYVGGLEMGAVPVIGSMAAVSSAMNKPINTIFVRKTPKPHGTRDVIEGLGPKEDLEGKVVLIVDDVATSGKSILKAIEEVRRVGGIVGDAACLVDRDEGATALLAQHGVTLHSVLHASEFVERH